From a region of the Chitinophaga caseinilytica genome:
- a CDS encoding fumarylacetoacetate hydrolase family protein, which translates to MKLIRFGLPGEEKPGVVTDNGMFDVSAFGEDFGERFFETDGLARLQSWWAANGAGCPSVPAGTRLGSCVQRPSKIICIGLNYADHAKETGAAIPTEPIVFFKSTSSLVGPNDNLVIPRNSVKTDWEVELAVVIGKKASYVDESEAMDYVAGYALHNDYSEREFQLERNGQWVKGKSSDTFAPLGPWMVTKDEISDVNNLRLWLTVNGKTMQDGNTSNLIFKLPFIVSYLSQFMTLLPGDVISTGTPAGVGLGFNPQIYLKAGDVIELGIDGLGTSKQTAEAWKK; encoded by the coding sequence ATGAAATTAATCAGGTTCGGATTGCCGGGTGAAGAGAAACCGGGTGTAGTTACAGACAACGGCATGTTTGACGTGTCCGCTTTCGGAGAAGATTTCGGAGAGCGTTTTTTTGAAACCGACGGCCTTGCCCGCTTACAGTCCTGGTGGGCTGCCAACGGCGCCGGATGCCCGTCCGTTCCCGCCGGTACCCGCCTCGGGTCCTGCGTACAGCGCCCCTCCAAGATCATCTGCATCGGCCTGAACTACGCCGACCACGCCAAAGAAACCGGCGCGGCCATCCCCACAGAACCCATCGTATTCTTCAAATCCACCTCCTCGCTCGTTGGGCCCAACGATAACCTCGTTATCCCCCGCAACAGCGTGAAAACCGACTGGGAAGTGGAACTGGCCGTAGTGATCGGCAAAAAAGCCAGCTATGTAGACGAAAGCGAAGCCATGGATTATGTGGCCGGCTACGCACTGCACAACGATTACAGCGAACGGGAATTCCAGCTGGAAAGAAACGGGCAGTGGGTGAAAGGCAAATCCAGCGACACTTTCGCGCCGCTCGGCCCCTGGATGGTTACCAAAGACGAGATCAGTGATGTAAACAACCTGCGCCTGTGGCTGACCGTAAACGGCAAAACCATGCAGGACGGGAACACGTCCAACCTCATCTTCAAACTCCCCTTCATCGTTTCGTACCTGAGCCAGTTCATGACCCTGCTCCCGGGCGACGTAATCTCTACCGGAACGCCTGCTGGCGTAGGTTTGGGCTTCAATCCCCAGATTTACCTGAAAGCCGGCGATGTGATCGAACTGGGGATCGACGGGCTGGGCACTTCCAAACAAACAGCCGAGGCCTGGAAAAAATAA
- a CDS encoding L-rhamnose mutarotase: protein MKRYCLALDLKNDPALIAEYEAYHRAVWPEILDSIRGAGVTACEIYRAGNRMFMIMEVGPDFSFERKAAMDAANPKVQEWETLMWNYQQSIPVAKPGEKWVMMDKVFSL, encoded by the coding sequence ATGAAAAGATATTGCCTGGCGCTGGACCTGAAAAACGATCCGGCGCTTATCGCAGAATACGAAGCGTACCACCGCGCCGTTTGGCCGGAAATCCTGGACAGCATCCGCGGCGCCGGCGTTACGGCCTGCGAGATCTACCGTGCGGGCAACCGTATGTTCATGATCATGGAAGTAGGGCCGGATTTCTCGTTTGAAAGGAAAGCCGCCATGGACGCGGCCAACCCGAAAGTACAGGAATGGGAAACGCTCATGTGGAATTACCAGCAATCCATCCCCGTTGCCAAACCTGGCGAGAAATGGGTGATGATGGACAAGGTTTTTTCATTGTAG
- a CDS encoding amidohydrolase family protein has product MTIDAHQHFWQFDPVRDAWITEEMNVIRRDFLPADLAPLLKAAGIDACVAVQADQSEAETQFLVDCAKGSDIVKAVVGWVDLRSPDVAERLAFWAGEPLVKGFRHIVQGEPDDKFLLREDFNHGIAALKKHGFTYDVLVFPHQLPAVEQFVERHPEQPMVIDHLAKPYIKKKEIGDWTKHIRRIARSPHVHCKLSGMVTEADMQNWKEADFRPYLDTVLEAFGPERLMYGSDWPVCLLAADYARQKSIVGNFISALSASEQLCIMGNNAAAFYNIS; this is encoded by the coding sequence ATGACAATTGATGCACACCAGCACTTCTGGCAGTTCGATCCCGTGCGCGACGCCTGGATCACGGAAGAGATGAACGTCATCCGCCGCGATTTCCTCCCCGCCGACCTGGCACCCCTTCTCAAAGCCGCGGGCATAGACGCCTGTGTGGCCGTTCAGGCAGACCAGTCTGAAGCCGAAACGCAGTTCCTCGTGGATTGCGCCAAAGGCAGCGATATCGTGAAGGCCGTGGTAGGATGGGTAGACCTGCGCTCGCCCGATGTGGCCGAAAGGCTGGCGTTTTGGGCGGGAGAACCGCTGGTAAAGGGTTTCCGTCATATCGTTCAGGGCGAGCCGGACGACAAATTTTTGCTGCGCGAAGATTTCAATCACGGGATCGCCGCGCTGAAAAAACATGGTTTTACATACGACGTGCTCGTGTTCCCCCACCAGCTGCCCGCCGTGGAACAGTTCGTGGAGCGGCACCCCGAGCAGCCGATGGTGATCGACCATCTCGCCAAGCCCTACATCAAAAAGAAAGAAATCGGCGACTGGACCAAGCACATCCGCCGAATCGCTCGCTCGCCGCATGTGCATTGCAAGCTCAGCGGCATGGTGACCGAAGCCGATATGCAAAACTGGAAGGAAGCCGACTTCCGGCCGTACCTCGATACGGTACTGGAAGCCTTCGGGCCGGAGCGCCTCATGTATGGCTCCGACTGGCCGGTTTGCCTGCTGGCGGCTGATTACGCCCGGCAGAAAAGCATCGTCGGTAATTTCATATCGGCACTTTCTGCCAGCGAGCAACTGTGCATCATGGGCAACAACGCCGCGGCATTTTATAACATCTCTTAA
- a CDS encoding SDR family oxidoreductase, whose translation MNLGLQDKVVIVTGGAKGIGAAIAELIAQEGGIAVIAGRSEADNDKAVDAIRKAGGKAFGIRAELGKVEDCRHVIDTTVKEFGRIDGLVNNAGANDGVGLESGSPERFMASLQNNLSHYYNLAHFALPYLKAAKGSILNIGSKVAETGQGNTSGYAASKGAINALTREWAVELLQYSVRVNTVNPAEVWTPLYETWINSLPDPKAKLASIVANIPLEKRMTTSEEIANMSVFLLSDRSSHTTGQIIYVDGGYTHLDRSIS comes from the coding sequence ATGAATCTCGGGTTACAGGATAAAGTAGTGATCGTAACGGGCGGCGCCAAAGGCATCGGAGCGGCCATCGCAGAACTGATCGCGCAGGAAGGCGGCATCGCCGTCATCGCCGGCAGGAGCGAAGCGGACAACGATAAAGCCGTAGACGCCATCCGCAAAGCCGGCGGCAAAGCTTTCGGCATCCGTGCGGAGCTGGGGAAAGTGGAGGATTGCAGGCACGTGATCGACACTACCGTGAAGGAATTTGGCCGGATAGACGGGCTCGTGAACAACGCCGGCGCCAACGACGGCGTAGGGCTGGAAAGCGGAAGCCCCGAGCGTTTCATGGCTTCCCTTCAGAATAACCTTTCCCATTACTACAACCTCGCGCACTTCGCGCTGCCGTACCTCAAAGCCGCCAAAGGCTCGATCCTCAACATCGGTTCGAAAGTGGCGGAAACAGGGCAGGGCAACACATCCGGCTACGCCGCGTCCAAAGGCGCGATCAATGCGCTGACGCGCGAATGGGCCGTGGAACTGCTGCAATACTCCGTACGCGTAAATACCGTAAACCCGGCCGAAGTCTGGACGCCGCTCTACGAAACCTGGATCAATTCCCTGCCCGATCCGAAAGCCAAACTGGCTTCCATCGTGGCCAACATCCCCCTGGAAAAGAGAATGACCACTTCAGAGGAAATCGCCAACATGTCGGTTTTCCTGCTGAGCGACCGCTCTTCACACACTACCGGGCAGATCATTTACGTAGACGGAGGGTATACGCATCTCGACAGATCGATCTCTTAA
- the fucP gene encoding L-fucose:H+ symporter permease, which yields MAGGAATTTQYTTAPSGNKASGYLFPFILVTSLFFLWALVHNLSPILIPHLKKACMLTDTQSSFIDSAVFLAYFLLALPAGFFMKRFGFKAGIILGLMLYAAGALLFIPAANSGQYAFFLIALFVIASGLTFLETAANPYVTILGKPETATQRLNLAQCFNGLGAFVAPIIGAQFILSGTEHTEAELKAMPAAELQQYLAGEAATVKMPYMIIGIVVILVAVLFIFTKLPDIKEEKDEKTTTGNHPKEGSIFKHKHLIAAIITQFFYVGAQVGVSAFFIRFAKFAGHMPEKDAGFLLGAVAGLGFMIGRFVGTFLMRYVKPHTLLALYALINVVLVGIAMTTKGDVAIYTVLAVPFFMSIMFPTIFSLGLEGLEGGHTKLGSSLLVMSIVGGAIFPPAMGLISDATSIQTAYLIPVVCFLVVLWFATKGYKLGRTN from the coding sequence ATGGCAGGAGGCGCCGCAACCACCACGCAATACACGACCGCACCGTCGGGTAACAAGGCATCGGGGTATTTATTCCCATTTATCCTGGTGACCAGTCTCTTTTTTCTCTGGGCGCTCGTGCATAACCTGAGCCCTATCCTGATCCCGCACCTGAAGAAGGCGTGTATGCTGACGGATACGCAATCGTCTTTCATCGATTCCGCGGTATTCCTCGCATATTTCCTGTTGGCCTTGCCTGCGGGTTTCTTCATGAAGCGGTTCGGCTTCAAGGCGGGTATTATCCTTGGATTGATGCTATATGCGGCGGGAGCGTTGCTCTTCATCCCAGCGGCTAATTCCGGCCAGTATGCGTTTTTCCTCATCGCGCTATTTGTAATCGCTTCCGGGCTTACTTTCTTGGAAACGGCGGCGAACCCGTACGTGACGATCCTCGGCAAGCCGGAAACGGCAACACAGCGCCTTAACCTGGCCCAGTGCTTTAATGGTTTGGGCGCTTTTGTGGCACCGATCATCGGCGCACAGTTCATTCTTTCCGGAACGGAACATACCGAAGCGGAATTGAAAGCAATGCCTGCGGCGGAATTGCAACAGTATCTGGCTGGCGAAGCCGCTACTGTGAAAATGCCTTATATGATCATCGGTATCGTAGTGATCCTCGTTGCGGTATTGTTCATTTTTACCAAACTGCCCGATATCAAAGAGGAGAAGGACGAAAAAACAACGACCGGAAATCATCCTAAGGAAGGCAGCATTTTCAAACACAAGCACCTCATTGCCGCTATCATAACACAATTCTTTTACGTAGGCGCGCAGGTAGGCGTGAGCGCATTCTTTATCCGATTCGCGAAGTTCGCCGGGCATATGCCGGAGAAAGATGCGGGATTCCTGCTGGGCGCAGTGGCCGGGCTCGGTTTTATGATCGGCCGTTTCGTAGGCACATTCCTCATGCGTTATGTCAAACCCCACACCCTGCTGGCACTCTATGCACTTATCAATGTAGTATTGGTGGGCATTGCAATGACGACAAAAGGCGACGTGGCGATCTATACCGTACTGGCGGTGCCGTTCTTCATGTCGATCATGTTCCCCACCATTTTCTCCCTCGGACTGGAAGGGCTGGAAGGTGGCCATACGAAACTGGGTTCGTCGTTACTGGTGATGTCTATCGTAGGAGGCGCCATTTTTCCTCCGGCGATGGGCCTCATTTCCGACGCTACCAGTATCCAGACGGCATACCTCATTCCCGTGGTTTGTTTCCTGGTAGTACTCTGGTTTGCCACCAAAGGATATAAACTCGGCAGGACGAATTGA
- a CDS encoding MbnP family protein, whose protein sequence is MKPCYLIFTLLICCMACKKDLIPKKEGNFKLNFEHKVGTSRLTLGTTTYKNPSAESYTVTAFKYFISNVYLVKMDNSLLRLPISYHLVDESKPESKSILLLAPQGEYRAIGFKLGVDSTRNVSGAQTDALDPVLGMFWSWNSGYIMAKMEGASPVSAAPDKKLTFHVGGFKGQYNAVQDIRIQTPISINVGPDREPAVTFTTDLNAWFGPPNIVSFATTATIHSPGEAAWKISVNYKNMFRITNVTDL, encoded by the coding sequence ATGAAGCCTTGCTATCTCATTTTCACGTTGCTGATCTGTTGCATGGCCTGCAAGAAGGACCTCATCCCGAAGAAAGAGGGGAATTTCAAGCTGAATTTCGAACATAAAGTCGGCACATCGCGCCTGACACTCGGCACCACCACCTATAAAAACCCCTCCGCCGAAAGCTACACCGTCACCGCTTTCAAATACTTTATCAGCAATGTTTATCTCGTGAAGATGGATAATTCCCTCCTCCGCCTTCCCATTTCCTACCACCTGGTCGACGAAAGCAAGCCGGAGTCCAAATCCATCCTTCTCCTTGCCCCGCAGGGAGAATACCGCGCCATCGGGTTCAAATTGGGGGTAGACAGCACCCGGAATGTGAGCGGCGCGCAGACAGACGCGCTCGATCCCGTGCTGGGCATGTTCTGGAGCTGGAACAGCGGGTACATCATGGCGAAAATGGAAGGCGCATCGCCGGTTTCCGCCGCGCCCGATAAAAAGCTCACGTTCCATGTCGGCGGATTTAAAGGACAATACAACGCCGTGCAGGATATCCGCATCCAGACGCCGATCTCCATTAACGTGGGGCCCGACCGTGAACCGGCCGTCACTTTTACGACCGATCTGAACGCGTGGTTCGGCCCACCGAATATCGTTTCTTTCGCCACAACGGCCACCATCCACTCGCCCGGCGAAGCCGCCTGGAAAATTTCGGTCAATTATAAAAACATGTTCCGCATCACCAACGTCACCGACCTGTGA
- a CDS encoding cytochrome-c peroxidase: MKRYVVYTCFVMALIWACRKSGDNKPPAGPTPYTVTLPAHFPQPVYDLTQNPPTVEGIALGRRLFYDPRLSRDSTISCGFCHQQFAAFAHFDHALSHGIDNRNGFRSVPSLFNLLWQKDFMWDGGVNHLDIQPLTPITDANEMGEDLGRLIARLNADKKYRSMFDGAFGPGEINSQKLFRALSQFMATMNSFNSKYDSVLTHKAQFTPDEQAGYAIFQAKCASCHKEPLFTDGSFRNNGLPYNEFLNDAGRMRITNSTGDYLKFRVPSLRNIIKSPPYMHDGRFYDIYDVFEHYSSGIEQTPTIDPIVKNGIPLSQEEQRQLYFFLTTLTDYTFINNKSLSEILIDN; the protein is encoded by the coding sequence GTGAAAAGATACGTCGTGTATACCTGTTTCGTGATGGCGCTCATCTGGGCCTGCCGTAAATCGGGCGACAATAAGCCGCCCGCCGGGCCTACGCCGTATACGGTGACGTTGCCGGCACATTTCCCGCAGCCGGTGTACGATCTCACCCAAAATCCGCCCACGGTGGAAGGGATCGCACTGGGGCGGCGCCTGTTTTACGATCCGCGGCTTTCGCGCGATAGCACCATCTCCTGCGGGTTCTGTCATCAGCAGTTCGCCGCGTTCGCGCATTTCGACCACGCGCTAAGTCATGGTATCGACAACCGCAATGGTTTCCGGTCCGTTCCATCGCTTTTCAACCTGCTCTGGCAAAAGGATTTCATGTGGGACGGGGGCGTCAATCATCTCGACATCCAGCCGCTCACGCCCATCACCGACGCCAACGAAATGGGGGAGGACCTGGGCCGCCTTATCGCCCGGCTGAACGCGGATAAAAAGTACCGTTCGATGTTCGATGGCGCTTTCGGGCCGGGGGAAATCAATAGTCAGAAGCTGTTCCGCGCCTTGTCGCAGTTCATGGCCACCATGAATTCGTTCAACTCGAAATACGACAGCGTGCTCACCCATAAAGCGCAATTCACGCCCGACGAACAGGCCGGCTATGCCATTTTCCAGGCGAAATGCGCGTCTTGCCACAAGGAGCCGCTGTTTACCGACGGCTCTTTCCGCAATAACGGCTTGCCTTACAACGAGTTCCTCAACGATGCCGGCCGGATGCGCATCACCAACAGCACGGGCGATTACCTCAAGTTCAGGGTGCCGTCGCTCAGGAATATCATTAAAAGTCCACCGTACATGCACGACGGCCGTTTTTACGACATTTACGACGTTTTCGAGCATTACAGTTCCGGGATCGAGCAAACGCCCACCATCGACCCGATTGTGAAAAATGGCATACCTTTAAGCCAGGAAGAGCAGCGGCAGCTGTACTTTTTCCTCACCACCCTGACAGATTATACCTTTATCAATAACAAGTCGTTAAGCGAAATTTTAATTGATAATTGA
- a CDS encoding septal ring lytic transglycosylase RlpA family protein: MQKNVLKKVLKYALLMLLPVMAGIVPAVAQVKTGVGTASYYAQKFHGRKTASGEIFDNNGMTAAHNTLPLGTLIKVTNLRNNRWVVVRVTDRLHAANRRIVDLTQAAAKKLGFIHWGLTKVKVEVVTKEFVNSLPILDMAMNPS, from the coding sequence ATGCAAAAAAATGTATTAAAAAAAGTGTTGAAGTATGCACTGTTGATGCTGCTGCCGGTAATGGCGGGGATCGTTCCCGCTGTGGCGCAGGTGAAAACAGGTGTAGGAACGGCCAGCTATTACGCCCAGAAGTTTCACGGGCGGAAAACGGCCAGTGGAGAGATTTTTGATAACAATGGAATGACGGCGGCCCACAATACCCTTCCGCTCGGGACCCTTATCAAGGTAACGAACCTGCGGAACAACCGTTGGGTGGTGGTGCGCGTTACCGACCGGCTGCACGCGGCTAACCGCCGTATCGTGGACCTCACGCAGGCCGCCGCCAAAAAACTGGGATTCATCCACTGGGGATTGACCAAAGTGAAGGTGGAAGTAGTGACGAAAGAATTCGTGAACAGTCTTCCCATCCTCGACATGGCCATGAACCCGTCATAA
- a CDS encoding DNA-3-methyladenine glycosylase I, with product MATVKEKQRCGWAGTDALYNAYHDEEWGVPSHDDHHLFEMLNLEGAQAGLSWYTVLIKRENYRKAFDNWDAEKIAKYSEKKVESLMQNPGIIRNQLKIRGTIANAKAFLAVQKEFGSFDKYIWQFVGGKTIHNKFASMKDVPAKTPVSDAMSKDLKKRGFKFIGSTICYAYMQACGMVDDHVKGCFKFHP from the coding sequence ATGGCAACTGTAAAAGAAAAACAACGCTGCGGATGGGCAGGAACAGACGCGCTGTACAACGCGTACCACGATGAAGAATGGGGCGTTCCCAGCCACGACGATCATCACCTTTTCGAAATGCTGAACCTGGAAGGCGCGCAGGCCGGCCTGAGCTGGTACACCGTGCTCATCAAGCGCGAAAATTACCGCAAAGCCTTCGACAACTGGGACGCGGAAAAGATCGCGAAGTATTCCGAAAAGAAAGTGGAATCGCTCATGCAGAACCCCGGCATCATCCGCAACCAGCTGAAGATCAGGGGCACCATCGCCAATGCGAAAGCATTCCTCGCCGTTCAGAAAGAATTCGGCAGCTTCGACAAATACATCTGGCAGTTCGTAGGTGGCAAAACCATCCACAACAAATTCGCCAGCATGAAAGACGTGCCCGCCAAAACACCGGTCTCGGACGCCATGAGCAAAGACCTCAAGAAACGGGGCTTCAAGTTCATCGGCAGCACCATCTGCTACGCCTACATGCAGGCCTGCGGTATGGTCGACGATCATGTGAAAGGATGTTTCAAATTCCACCCCTGA